A stretch of Amycolatopsis balhimycina FH 1894 DNA encodes these proteins:
- a CDS encoding helix-turn-helix transcriptional regulator, which produces MPTASSTATSGRLLSLLSLLQVRRDWSGSLLADRLGVSERTVRRDVDRLRELGYPVQAVKGPEGGYRLEAGSRMPPLLFDEEQAVALAVALRIAVGTGAGIEEAAARALATVRQVMPARLRQRVDLLEITAAGRATQVDTDVLLALSSAIRAAEEVRFGYESPSRPADPGPPRRVQPHHLVARSGRWYLVGWDAGREDWRTYRADRMTLRTPNGPRFAPREVPGGDVGAFLAARFKGSTTADVWPCRGEVVLGLPIAEVAPFAGDGVVEEVAPGRTRLVGGSWSWAALAAGLARFDAEIEVAGPPELRAAFAVLAARAGRASATGKR; this is translated from the coding sequence ATGCCGACCGCTTCCTCGACGGCGACCTCGGGCCGCCTGCTCTCGCTGCTGTCCCTGCTGCAGGTCCGCCGGGACTGGTCGGGCTCGCTGCTGGCCGACCGGCTGGGCGTGAGCGAACGGACCGTGCGCCGCGACGTCGACCGGCTGCGCGAGCTCGGCTATCCCGTCCAGGCGGTCAAGGGGCCGGAGGGTGGCTACCGGCTCGAGGCCGGCAGCCGGATGCCGCCGTTGCTGTTCGACGAAGAACAGGCGGTCGCGCTCGCGGTGGCGCTGCGGATCGCCGTCGGCACCGGCGCGGGCATCGAGGAAGCCGCCGCGCGGGCGCTGGCCACGGTGCGCCAGGTGATGCCCGCGCGCCTGCGGCAGCGCGTCGACCTGCTCGAGATCACCGCGGCCGGACGCGCCACCCAGGTCGACACGGACGTCCTGCTCGCGCTGAGCTCGGCGATCCGGGCCGCCGAGGAGGTCCGGTTCGGCTACGAGTCACCGTCCCGGCCGGCGGACCCGGGTCCGCCGCGCCGGGTGCAGCCGCACCACCTCGTCGCCCGGAGCGGACGGTGGTACCTGGTCGGCTGGGACGCCGGCCGGGAGGACTGGCGGACCTACCGTGCCGACCGGATGACGCTGCGCACGCCGAACGGGCCGCGGTTCGCCCCGCGGGAGGTGCCGGGCGGCGACGTCGGGGCGTTCCTCGCCGCGCGGTTCAAAGGCTCCACCACCGCCGACGTCTGGCCGTGCCGGGGAGAGGTGGTCCTCGGCCTGCCGATCGCGGAAGTGGCACCGTTCGCGGGCGACGGTGTTGTCGAGGAGGTCGCACCGGGGAGGACGAGGTTGGTCGGCGGATCCTGGTCGTGGGCGGCGCTCGCCGCCGGCCTGGCGCGCTTCGACGCGGAGATCGAAGTGGCCGGCCCGCCGGAGTTGCGGGCGGCCTTCGCCGTCCTGGCGGCCCGGGCCGGGCGCGCGTCCGCCACCGGCAAGCGCTGA
- a CDS encoding VOC family protein → MSLNAVAHLNFTGQARAALEFYQSVFGGQATIVTYGDFGLPAELPDAGKVVFGQVTADNGFSVMAYDVPGTDGPATPATPTTRRENGTTITKEPFFLSVRGATVDEVSPVWKGLAEGATVIEEFGPAPWAPAFGMLADRFGVTWIIDVAAGYAQG, encoded by the coding sequence ATGTCGCTCAACGCTGTCGCCCACCTGAACTTCACCGGACAGGCCCGCGCGGCCCTGGAGTTCTACCAGTCGGTCTTCGGCGGCCAGGCCACCATCGTCACCTACGGCGACTTCGGCCTGCCCGCCGAACTGCCCGACGCGGGCAAGGTGGTGTTCGGCCAGGTCACCGCGGACAACGGCTTCAGCGTCATGGCCTACGACGTCCCCGGCACCGACGGACCGGCCACCCCGGCCACGCCCACCACCCGCCGCGAGAACGGCACCACGATCACGAAGGAGCCGTTCTTCCTCTCCGTCCGCGGCGCGACCGTCGACGAGGTTTCCCCGGTGTGGAAGGGCCTCGCCGAAGGCGCCACCGTCATCGAAGAGTTCGGCCCGGCTCCCTGGGCGCCCGCGTTCGGGATGCTGGCCGACCGCTTCGGCGTCACCTGGATCATCGACGTCGCGGCCGGATACGCCCAGGGCTGA
- a CDS encoding GlxA family transcriptional regulator, with protein MYTVAVLALDDVIAFDLATPIETLGRARLPDGRGGYRIVVAGPDPVVGAGPVRLNVEARLDDVERADLVVVPGRNDPGRPLPDGVAEFLRASVARGSRVASICVGAFTLAEAGLLDGQRATTHWLATDELARRYPAVRVDPDALYVDNGQILTSAGASAGLDMCLHLVERDYGVAVAADAARLAVAPLQRTGGQGRYILRNRPTYQTATLEKALAWIEENAHRPLTLADIADAAGMSARTLTRHFHAETGQSPIQWLTGVRIRHAQELLELTDHTIDRIAGQVGFPSPSNFRVQFAQTVKVSPSEYRKTFRLLPATS; from the coding sequence ATGTACACGGTTGCGGTGCTCGCGCTCGACGATGTGATCGCCTTCGATCTGGCCACGCCGATCGAGACGCTCGGGCGCGCCAGGCTGCCGGACGGCCGCGGCGGCTACCGGATCGTCGTCGCCGGTCCGGACCCGGTCGTCGGCGCCGGACCGGTGCGGCTCAACGTCGAGGCGCGGCTCGACGACGTGGAGCGCGCCGACCTCGTCGTCGTTCCCGGCCGGAACGATCCGGGCCGGCCGCTACCGGACGGCGTGGCCGAATTCCTGCGCGCGTCGGTGGCCCGCGGATCGCGGGTCGCTTCGATCTGCGTCGGCGCCTTCACCCTCGCCGAGGCCGGCCTGCTCGACGGGCAGCGGGCGACCACCCACTGGCTCGCCACCGACGAACTGGCCCGCCGGTACCCGGCCGTCCGCGTCGACCCGGACGCGCTCTACGTCGACAACGGGCAGATCCTGACGTCCGCGGGCGCGTCGGCGGGGCTGGACATGTGCCTGCACCTCGTCGAGCGCGACTACGGTGTCGCGGTCGCCGCCGACGCCGCGCGGCTCGCCGTCGCGCCCCTGCAACGCACCGGCGGGCAGGGCCGGTACATCCTCCGCAACCGCCCGACGTACCAGACCGCGACCCTGGAAAAGGCGCTCGCGTGGATCGAGGAGAACGCCCACCGCCCGCTCACGCTCGCCGACATCGCCGACGCGGCGGGGATGAGCGCCCGCACGCTGACCCGGCACTTCCACGCCGAGACCGGGCAGAGCCCGATCCAGTGGCTGACCGGGGTGCGCATCCGGCACGCCCAGGAGCTGCTGGAGCTCACCGACCACACGATCGACCGCATCGCGGGCCAGGTCGGCTTCCCGTCACCCAGCAACTTCCGCGTCCAGTTCGCGCAGACGGTGAAGGTCAGCCCGAGCGAGTACCGCAAGACGTTCCGGCTGTTGCCCGCCACTTCGTGA
- a CDS encoding NAD-dependent malic enzyme: MVHKGHNSLFDALTTKGTAYTREERAELGLLGLLPYAVKTLDDQVAHTYQEFSRRRDDLDRHIYLRALQDRNETLFYRLLAGHIEEMLPIVYTPTVGEACERFSDIYRRPRGLFVAYPDRGRLREVLRNRPDRDVDVIVVTDGQRILGLGDQGIGGMGIPIGKLSLYTLIGGIDPARTLPVVLDVGTDNVERLEDPNYLGWRHRRIGDDEYYAFVDEFVTAVREELPEVLLQWEDFATPHALPILERYRDRMLTFNDDIQGTAAVTLGALQGAARVAGRPLAEQQVVMLGAGSAGIGVLEMIRQEMVAQGLSDAEAAERIWVVDIDGLLTDDRTGLSDGQRRFAQPAKRVEDWDGTGLADVVHHVDAGVVLGLSTAAGAFTEEIVREMAGKTDRPIIFPLSNPTSRAEAHPRELDEWTGGRALVATGSPFAPVERGGKTRRVAQCNNVYIFPAMGLAVTAARATRVTDEMMRVAARTLGEASPALADPDEPLLPAWEDVPEIATRIATAVAVQAVKDGVAPELSEDEVADAVRRTRWAPEYR; this comes from the coding sequence ATGGTACACAAAGGACACAACAGCTTGTTCGACGCGCTCACGACGAAAGGGACCGCGTACACCCGGGAGGAACGCGCCGAGCTGGGGCTGCTCGGCCTGCTGCCGTATGCGGTGAAGACGCTGGACGACCAGGTGGCGCACACCTACCAGGAGTTCTCCCGTCGTCGTGACGACCTGGACAGGCACATCTACCTGCGGGCGCTGCAGGACCGCAACGAGACGTTGTTCTACCGGCTCCTCGCGGGGCACATCGAGGAGATGCTGCCGATCGTCTACACACCCACGGTGGGGGAGGCGTGCGAGCGGTTCAGCGACATCTACCGGCGCCCGCGCGGCCTGTTCGTCGCCTACCCCGATCGCGGCCGGCTGCGCGAGGTGCTCCGGAACCGCCCGGACCGGGACGTGGACGTCATCGTCGTGACCGACGGGCAGCGCATCCTCGGTCTGGGAGACCAGGGGATCGGGGGCATGGGGATCCCGATCGGCAAGCTGTCGCTGTACACGCTCATCGGCGGCATCGACCCCGCGCGGACGTTGCCGGTCGTGCTGGACGTCGGCACGGACAACGTCGAGCGGCTGGAGGATCCGAACTACCTCGGCTGGCGCCACCGCCGGATCGGCGACGACGAGTACTACGCCTTCGTGGACGAGTTCGTGACGGCGGTGCGCGAGGAACTGCCGGAAGTTCTTCTGCAGTGGGAAGACTTCGCGACACCGCACGCCTTGCCGATCCTCGAGCGCTACCGCGACCGGATGCTCACGTTCAACGACGACATCCAGGGCACCGCGGCGGTCACGCTCGGCGCGTTGCAGGGCGCGGCGCGGGTCGCCGGGCGTCCGCTGGCCGAGCAGCAGGTCGTCATGCTGGGCGCGGGGTCGGCGGGGATCGGCGTGCTGGAGATGATCCGCCAGGAGATGGTGGCGCAGGGCCTGTCCGACGCCGAAGCCGCGGAGCGGATCTGGGTGGTGGACATCGACGGGCTGCTCACCGACGACCGGACGGGGCTTTCGGACGGGCAGCGCCGGTTCGCGCAGCCGGCGAAGCGCGTCGAAGACTGGGACGGCACGGGGCTGGCCGACGTGGTCCACCACGTCGACGCCGGGGTGGTGCTCGGCCTGTCCACGGCGGCCGGCGCGTTCACCGAGGAGATCGTCCGGGAGATGGCGGGCAAGACCGACCGGCCGATCATCTTCCCGCTGTCGAACCCGACCAGCCGGGCCGAAGCGCATCCGCGGGAGCTGGACGAGTGGACCGGCGGGCGGGCACTCGTCGCGACCGGCTCTCCGTTCGCGCCGGTCGAACGCGGCGGGAAGACGCGCCGGGTCGCCCAGTGCAACAACGTCTACATCTTCCCGGCGATGGGGCTGGCGGTGACGGCCGCCCGGGCGACCCGGGTCACCGACGAGATGATGCGGGTGGCGGCCAGGACATTGGGCGAAGCGTCGCCGGCGCTCGCCGACCCGGACGAGCCGCTGCTGCCGGCGTGGGAGGACGTCCCGGAGATCGCGACGCGCATCGCGACGGCGGTCGCGGTCCAGGCAGTCAAGGACGGCGTCGCCCCGGAGCTGAGCGAAGACGAGGTGGCGGACGCGGTCCGGCGGACGCGCTGGGCACCCGAGTACCGCTGA
- a CDS encoding EamA family transporter: MPPSPRSGAALAVAAMLCVQLGLAVSVGLFDRVGPEGAAWLRLAWAGVLLAVAVRPRLSSFGRKTLVACVALGVVTAGMTMLFMQAVARLPLGTASALEFLGPLTVAVVRGHGGRKLWPVLAAAGVVLLTQPWHGGADLPGVGFALAAAVCWACYILLTQWVGDEVSGVRGLAVSMPVAGIVATLVSGPAVFVHLTWQLLLAGLGLAVLLPVVPFSLEMLALRRLTTAAFGTLMSLEPALALAIGLVVLHQVPDAGAVAGIAFVVAAGVGAERTGAREPSAPPVIGTGPSDVAVSCPDDETGPRRR; the protein is encoded by the coding sequence GTGCCACCCTCACCCCGCTCCGGCGCGGCCCTCGCGGTCGCGGCCATGCTGTGCGTCCAGCTCGGTCTCGCCGTGTCCGTCGGCCTGTTCGACCGCGTCGGCCCCGAAGGCGCCGCGTGGCTGCGGCTCGCCTGGGCCGGGGTGCTGCTCGCCGTCGCGGTGAGACCGCGGCTGTCCTCGTTCGGGCGGAAGACCCTGGTCGCCTGCGTGGCGCTGGGCGTGGTCACGGCCGGGATGACCATGCTGTTCATGCAAGCGGTCGCCCGGCTGCCCCTGGGCACCGCGAGCGCGCTCGAGTTCCTCGGGCCGCTGACCGTGGCGGTCGTCCGCGGCCACGGGGGCCGGAAGCTGTGGCCGGTCCTCGCGGCGGCCGGCGTGGTCCTGCTGACCCAGCCGTGGCACGGCGGCGCGGACCTGCCGGGCGTGGGTTTCGCGCTGGCGGCGGCGGTGTGCTGGGCCTGCTACATCCTGCTGACGCAGTGGGTCGGCGACGAGGTTTCCGGCGTGCGCGGACTGGCCGTGTCGATGCCGGTGGCCGGGATCGTGGCCACGCTGGTGTCGGGGCCCGCGGTGTTCGTGCACCTGACGTGGCAGCTTCTGCTGGCCGGGCTCGGGCTCGCCGTCCTGCTTCCGGTGGTGCCGTTCAGCCTGGAGATGCTCGCGTTGCGGCGCCTCACCACGGCCGCGTTCGGGACGCTCATGAGCCTCGAGCCGGCCCTCGCGCTCGCGATCGGACTGGTTGTGCTGCACCAGGTTCCGGACGCGGGTGCGGTGGCCGGGATCGCGTTCGTCGTGGCGGCGGGCGTCGGTGCCGAGCGGACCGGAGCCCGGGAACCCTCGGCGCCGCCGGTGATCGGCACCGGCCCGTCCGATGTGGCAGTGTCGTGCCCGGACGACGAAACCGGCCCGCGGAGACGCTGA
- a CDS encoding LysR family transcriptional regulator, producing MDTRRLRYLLELSRHGSMRAVADVLGTTTSTVSQQIAALAREAGAPLLEPDGRRVRLTPAGQRLADHAVTILAAVEAARADLDPHAAPAGTVRVGGFATAVRRSVLPAMADLAGNHPRVRVVVSEYEPAEALAALLADDLDVALVYDYDLAPATTDPALAVSPLWTTRWSLAVPAAGAHRVRGEGTLAVFDAFRDHDWIGNSRNTADEDVVRTLASMAGFTPRFTHRADSLDLVEDLITARGRSVGLLPRGRATPPGVALLPLPDPAIRQRAFACTRRGRAAWPPLALVLDLLAR from the coding sequence GTGGACACGCGCAGGCTGCGGTATCTCCTCGAACTGTCGCGGCACGGGTCGATGCGGGCGGTGGCGGATGTGCTCGGCACCACGACGTCGACGGTCTCCCAGCAGATCGCCGCGCTGGCGCGGGAGGCCGGGGCGCCGCTGCTCGAACCCGACGGCCGCCGCGTGCGGCTGACCCCGGCCGGGCAGCGGCTGGCCGACCACGCCGTGACGATCCTGGCCGCCGTCGAGGCCGCCCGGGCCGACCTCGACCCGCACGCCGCACCGGCGGGGACCGTCCGCGTCGGCGGGTTCGCCACGGCGGTCCGGCGCTCGGTGCTGCCCGCCATGGCCGACCTCGCCGGGAACCACCCTCGTGTGCGGGTCGTCGTCAGCGAGTACGAGCCCGCCGAAGCGCTGGCCGCCCTGCTCGCGGACGACCTCGACGTGGCGCTCGTGTACGACTACGACCTCGCGCCCGCCACCACGGACCCCGCGCTCGCCGTCAGTCCACTGTGGACGACACGGTGGAGCCTCGCCGTCCCCGCGGCCGGCGCGCACCGGGTGCGCGGCGAAGGAACCCTCGCCGTCTTCGACGCCTTCCGCGACCACGACTGGATCGGCAACTCCCGCAACACCGCCGACGAGGACGTGGTCCGCACGCTCGCGTCCATGGCGGGGTTCACGCCCCGGTTCACCCACCGCGCGGACAGCCTCGACCTGGTCGAGGACCTCATCACCGCCCGCGGCCGCAGTGTCGGCCTGCTCCCGCGGGGGCGCGCCACCCCGCCGGGCGTCGCCCTGCTGCCGCTGCCCGATCCGGCCATCCGGCAGCGAGCTTTCGCGTGCACCCGCCGGGGCCGCGCCGCGTGGCCTCCGCTGGCCCTGGTGCTGGACCTGCTGGCACGCTGA
- a CDS encoding ABC transporter ATP-binding protein, with protein sequence MTIEIRGLTKRYGPDTVVDDLSFTVEPGQVTGFLGPNGAGKSTTMKMIVGLAAPTRGSVTVGGRRYRDLPVPLTEVGALLDAGAVHSGRKAADHLLALAVSNGLPRRRVGEVLARTGLEGVAGKRAGGFSLGMRQRLGLAAALLGDPRVLIFDEPVNGLDPEGIRWIRDFMRSLAREGRAVLVSSHLMSEMAQTADHLVVIGRGKLVADTAVSELVRGEGTVHVRTPDPGFARLLVTAGATVREGVESSLVVSGMTSAEIGKLAAYHGIALAELVPQRVSLEDAFMELTKDSVDYQGATA encoded by the coding sequence ATGACGATCGAAATCCGGGGCCTGACCAAGCGGTACGGGCCCGACACCGTGGTGGACGACCTGTCGTTCACCGTCGAACCCGGGCAGGTGACCGGGTTCCTCGGGCCCAACGGCGCCGGCAAGTCCACGACCATGAAGATGATCGTGGGCCTGGCCGCGCCGACGCGGGGCTCGGTCACCGTCGGCGGACGCCGTTACCGGGACCTTCCCGTGCCGCTCACCGAGGTGGGCGCCCTGCTCGACGCCGGTGCCGTCCACAGTGGCCGGAAGGCGGCCGACCACCTGCTGGCCCTCGCGGTGAGCAACGGGCTCCCCCGGCGCCGGGTCGGCGAGGTGCTCGCCCGGACCGGGCTGGAGGGGGTGGCCGGCAAGCGGGCCGGTGGGTTCTCCCTCGGCATGCGGCAGCGCCTCGGCCTGGCGGCGGCCCTGCTCGGCGACCCGCGGGTGCTGATCTTCGACGAACCCGTGAACGGCCTCGATCCCGAAGGGATCCGCTGGATCCGGGACTTCATGCGCTCCCTCGCCCGCGAGGGCCGCGCGGTGCTGGTGTCCAGCCACCTGATGAGCGAGATGGCGCAGACCGCCGACCACCTGGTCGTCATCGGCCGGGGAAAGCTCGTCGCCGACACCGCCGTCAGCGAACTCGTGCGCGGTGAGGGCACTGTGCACGTCCGCACGCCCGATCCCGGCTTCGCGCGCCTGCTGGTCACCGCCGGGGCCACCGTCCGGGAAGGCGTCGAGTCCTCGCTCGTCGTCTCCGGCATGACGAGTGCGGAGATCGGCAAGCTGGCCGCCTACCACGGCATCGCGCTCGCCGAACTCGTCCCGCAGCGCGTCTCGCTGGAGGACGCCTTCATGGAACTGACCAAGGACAGCGTCGACTACCAGGGAGCCACCGCATGA
- a CDS encoding ABC transporter permease has protein sequence MSVSFTHSVHAEWIKLRSLRSTWYTLACLVAVGLGITALAMNAAAQQYPGDDPWDPTGRSLTSYIVAQLIIAVLGILVVTGEHATGLIRTSLIATPRRHRLLAAKVVVAVAVAVVAGQVLMFAAFFLGQAVLAGHGVPHARLGDPGVLSAVAGGGLYLAAIALLAVGLGTIMRATAGALATLVGIVFLVPGFAGLFPAWLYGLLRYWPTLGAATVFKTVPDPDFPHPWLNLAGMCAGVAAVLAAAFVVFQRRDV, from the coding sequence ATGAGCGTGTCCTTCACCCACTCCGTCCACGCGGAGTGGATCAAGCTCCGCAGCCTGCGTTCCACCTGGTACACCCTGGCGTGCCTGGTGGCGGTCGGGCTCGGCATCACGGCGCTCGCCATGAACGCCGCCGCACAGCAGTACCCGGGCGACGACCCCTGGGATCCCACCGGCCGCAGCCTGACGTCGTACATCGTCGCGCAGCTGATCATCGCGGTGCTGGGCATCCTGGTCGTCACCGGCGAGCACGCGACCGGCCTGATCCGGACGTCGCTGATCGCCACGCCGCGGCGGCACCGGCTGCTGGCGGCCAAGGTGGTCGTGGCCGTCGCCGTCGCCGTGGTGGCCGGGCAGGTGCTGATGTTCGCCGCCTTCTTCCTCGGCCAGGCCGTCCTCGCCGGCCATGGCGTGCCGCACGCGCGGCTGGGCGATCCCGGCGTGCTGTCCGCCGTGGCCGGTGGCGGGCTCTACCTCGCGGCGATCGCGCTGCTCGCGGTCGGGCTGGGCACGATCATGCGCGCCACGGCGGGCGCGCTCGCCACCCTGGTCGGGATCGTCTTCCTGGTCCCGGGCTTCGCGGGTCTCTTCCCGGCGTGGCTGTACGGCCTGCTCCGCTACTGGCCGACGCTCGGCGCGGCCACGGTCTTCAAGACGGTCCCCGACCCGGACTTCCCGCACCCGTGGCTGAACCTGGCCGGGATGTGCGCCGGCGTCGCCGCCGTGCTGGCCGCCGCGTTCGTGGTCTTCCAGCGCCGGGACGTGTGA
- a CDS encoding streptophobe family protein produces MREAGRGLAAAAAALLAMVMVAAAGLALLGAGRTGGFGALTAAVVALAAGGTAEVGAAPAGGLPVVVRGDLHLLPLGVSLAGAAVLAGVLLRRRENGLLVRGAAAAAGLAMGLSAFAFAARGKLALPGSVTTAGCVRNGVSPRLPGSGGLDAGFSVAAGPAVAGAVAGTVVVVGTCLLGTRFPVVTSSLRALRWPAAGLAVLCLAAAWIFGGAPAAAVVLLALPQLVCGAVTLGLGVPWTTTGLLSCAPDLSPGGPASWVAAAVLLACGVAARSRRPGDPLRRAVASAVRLGPVVGAVIAVVTLLSRASVDITVSAFGLSLPVFDARLTANPLLALVAGVVGGAVAGFAGSLLADGISVSSRAWKR; encoded by the coding sequence ATGCGGGAGGCGGGCCGGGGCCTGGCGGCGGCGGCCGCCGCGCTGCTCGCCATGGTGATGGTCGCCGCGGCGGGCCTGGCCCTCCTCGGGGCCGGCCGGACCGGCGGGTTCGGCGCGCTGACCGCGGCGGTCGTCGCACTGGCCGCGGGCGGCACGGCGGAGGTCGGCGCGGCCCCGGCGGGCGGGCTGCCGGTCGTCGTGCGGGGCGATCTCCACCTGCTGCCGCTCGGCGTTTCCCTGGCCGGCGCGGCCGTCCTGGCCGGGGTGCTGCTGCGCCGCCGCGAGAACGGGCTCCTGGTCCGCGGTGCCGCGGCGGCCGCGGGACTGGCGATGGGGTTGAGCGCTTTCGCTTTCGCGGCACGAGGAAAGCTGGCGCTGCCGGGCAGTGTCACGACCGCCGGCTGCGTGCGGAACGGCGTTTCGCCGCGCCTGCCCGGCTCCGGCGGCCTGGACGCCGGGTTTTCCGTGGCGGCCGGCCCGGCGGTCGCGGGAGCCGTCGCCGGGACCGTCGTGGTCGTCGGGACCTGCCTGCTCGGCACGCGGTTTCCGGTCGTGACGAGCAGTCTGCGGGCGTTGCGGTGGCCGGCGGCCGGGTTGGCTGTGCTGTGCCTGGCCGCTGCCTGGATCTTCGGCGGCGCCCCCGCGGCCGCGGTCGTCCTGCTCGCCCTCCCCCAGCTGGTGTGCGGAGCGGTGACGCTGGGGCTCGGCGTGCCGTGGACAACCACAGGCCTGCTCTCCTGTGCGCCGGATCTCTCGCCGGGCGGTCCGGCGTCCTGGGTGGCGGCGGCGGTCCTGCTCGCCTGCGGCGTCGCCGCCCGCAGCCGCAGGCCCGGCGACCCGCTGCGCCGGGCCGTCGCGAGTGCCGTGCGGCTCGGTCCCGTGGTGGGTGCCGTGATCGCCGTCGTGACGCTGCTGTCGCGGGCTTCCGTCGACATCACCGTCAGCGCCTTCGGTTTGTCGCTGCCCGTCTTCGACGCGCGGTTGACGGCGAACCCGCTGCTCGCGCTGGTGGCCGGGGTCGTGGGCGGCGCCGTGGCGGGCTTCGCGGGCTCCCTGCTCGCCGACGGGATCTCCGTATCCTCGCGGGCATGGAAGCGATGA
- a CDS encoding response regulator transcription factor, translating to MTSRLLVVDDEATVRELLSAALRFAGFQVTSAATAGEAVASATAEPPDLVLLDVMLPDMDGFEVVRRLRERPSNHGAPVPVLFLTARDRQSDKVTGLSLGADDYVTKPFDLAELIARIRAILRRTAGHPAAVLTVGTLALDAEGHQVTRAGQPVRLSATEFRLLRYLMENAGRVVSKAQILDRVWRDDFGGDAGIVDTYISYLRRKVDTDEPKLVHTVHGVGYVLREPRR from the coding sequence ATGACGTCCCGGCTGCTGGTGGTGGACGACGAGGCCACCGTCCGCGAGCTGCTCTCCGCCGCGCTGCGGTTCGCCGGCTTCCAGGTGACCTCCGCGGCGACCGCGGGGGAAGCCGTCGCTTCGGCCACCGCCGAGCCGCCCGACCTGGTGCTGCTGGACGTCATGCTGCCGGACATGGACGGCTTCGAAGTGGTCCGAAGGCTGCGCGAGCGGCCCTCGAACCACGGCGCACCGGTGCCCGTCCTGTTTCTGACTGCGCGGGACCGCCAGTCCGACAAGGTCACCGGCCTCTCCCTCGGCGCCGACGACTACGTCACGAAGCCCTTCGACCTGGCGGAGCTGATCGCGCGGATCCGCGCGATCCTCCGCCGGACCGCGGGCCACCCGGCGGCCGTGCTCACGGTCGGCACCCTCGCGCTCGACGCCGAAGGCCACCAGGTGACGCGCGCGGGGCAGCCCGTCCGCCTGTCCGCCACCGAATTCCGGTTGCTGCGCTACCTGATGGAGAACGCCGGGCGGGTGGTGTCGAAGGCGCAGATCCTCGACCGGGTGTGGCGTGACGACTTCGGCGGCGACGCCGGCATCGTCGACACCTACATCTCCTACCTGCGGCGCAAAGTCGACACCGACGAGCCGAAGCTCGTCCACACCGTGCACGGCGTCGGCTACGTGCTGCGGGAGCCCCGGCGGTGA